The sequence below is a genomic window from Microbacterium abyssi.
GCCCGAGATGCCGAGCACGTATCCCTTCGCACGGCTCTTCTCGAGATAATCGACGAGGAACGTCACGCGACGTTCGATCTCGGCGGCCGGGTCGATCTCGGACTTCACACCGAGCGTCTCTGCGATCTCCTGCTGAAGTGTCATGCCTCCAAGTATCGTCCCGTCGCTGTTACGCAGGTATGACGCAATGGGAATAGCTCCGGAACCGAGCGCCTTGTGGCCAGTGAACCTCTGACGAAAGCGAGAACCATGACCCTCCTCGGCCGCAGTGACCTCGATGTGCTCCCCCTCGCCCTCGGCGGCAACGTGTTCGGCTGGACGGCCGACCGCGACGCCTCGTTCGAGATCCTCGATGCCTTCACTGCGGGCGGAGGGAACTTCATCGACACCGCCGACGGATACAGCGCCTGGGTGCCGGGCAACAGCGGCGGCGAGAGCGAGACGCTCATCGGCGAGTGGCTCGCCTCCCGCAAGCCGTCGGGACTCACGATCGCCACGAAGGTCAGCAGCCACCCGGAGTTCCAGGGGCTGTCGGCGAAGAACATCCGCGCGGCCGCAGAGGCATCGCTGAAGCGCCTCGGCGTCGACACGATCGATCTGTACTACGCGCACTTCGACGATGCCGAGACGCCGCTCGAGGAGACCGTCGCGGCGTTCGGCCAGCTGGTCGCGGACGGTCTCGTCCGGCACACGGCGGTATCGAACTACTCGGCCGACCGCATCCGCTCCTGGATCTCGATCGCGCAGGATGCCGGCATTCCGCTGCCCGTCGCCGTGCAGCCGCACTACAACCTCGTGCACCGCAACGACGTCGAGGAGAGCATCATCCCGGTGGCGGAGGAGTTCGGGATGAGCCTGGTGCCGTACTACGCGCTCGCCAGCGGTTTCCTCACCGGCAAGTACCGGTCGACGGATGCTGCGGGTTCGTCGCCGCGCGCCGGCGGAGCCGCGAAGTACGCCACGCCGCAGGGGCTGAAGATCATCGATGAGCTGGAGCGGGTCGCCGGGGCGCACGGCGCCTCGATCGC
It includes:
- a CDS encoding aldo/keto reductase produces the protein MTLLGRSDLDVLPLALGGNVFGWTADRDASFEILDAFTAGGGNFIDTADGYSAWVPGNSGGESETLIGEWLASRKPSGLTIATKVSSHPEFQGLSAKNIRAAAEASLKRLGVDTIDLYYAHFDDAETPLEETVAAFGQLVADGLVRHTAVSNYSADRIRSWISIAQDAGIPLPVAVQPHYNLVHRNDVEESIIPVAEEFGMSLVPYYALASGFLTGKYRSTDAAGSSPRAGGAAKYATPQGLKIIDELERVAGAHGASIASVALAWLQAQPTVAAPIASASRVGQVADLLASTTLELTADDLQALDAVSEWSPARV